A region of Paenibacillus thiaminolyticus DNA encodes the following proteins:
- the hpaB gene encoding 4-hydroxyphenylacetate 3-monooxygenase, oxygenase component — protein MPVKNGSEYIERIDKNSPDVWIAGERVHAPMSNHKAFKGLMATQASMYDMQHAEESQATMVYSSPLTGDPVGLSFKQPKTKKDLALRRQMMQAWASIHHGFLGRSPDYMNTAIMAFSAAAGVLEEKYPEYASNLNRYYEYCRENDITLSHVFIQPKAGRVSTFLRTFEEPEAARIIEKNKDGIVIRGAFLLDTQGATSDEILVFPTPFSLSGEEINPYSFAFAVPSNLKGVSFVCRESFVGGESTYNYPLSSRFEEMDTLVIFDDASVPWDRVFVCGDEKMAYRLLDESHFHTYAGTQIMCKTIAKTEFLLGTIDMMVTACGLESYGHIIEKVTEVIVALETLKAFQLAAEKGASSDRWGNMLPARKPLLAANVYFQQVYPRMIEIIQLIGASNLIMIPEEKDFAAAMSDQLHRYMKGIDLDAKKSVQLSRLAWELSVSTFGGRQTVYERFFFGNASVVNSRLYAEYQSTRQKYQDRIKDFLS, from the coding sequence ATGCCGGTCAAAAACGGGAGCGAGTATATCGAGCGGATAGATAAAAATTCCCCAGACGTTTGGATCGCAGGAGAGCGGGTGCACGCACCTATGTCGAATCATAAAGCTTTCAAAGGACTTATGGCGACACAAGCTTCCATGTATGACATGCAGCATGCCGAAGAATCGCAAGCTACAATGGTATATTCTTCGCCCTTGACAGGCGATCCGGTCGGCTTGTCCTTCAAGCAACCGAAGACAAAGAAGGATCTTGCGCTGCGCAGGCAGATGATGCAGGCATGGGCTAGCATTCATCACGGCTTCCTGGGACGATCTCCCGATTACATGAACACCGCTATTATGGCTTTCTCCGCTGCGGCGGGAGTCCTAGAAGAGAAATATCCCGAGTATGCTTCTAACTTGAATCGTTATTATGAATATTGCCGGGAAAACGATATTACGCTTTCTCATGTGTTCATCCAGCCGAAGGCGGGAAGAGTCTCCACTTTTCTCCGGACATTCGAAGAACCGGAGGCCGCACGAATCATCGAGAAAAATAAAGACGGGATCGTGATTCGCGGGGCCTTTCTGTTAGATACACAAGGGGCAACCTCGGATGAAATATTGGTCTTCCCCACGCCTTTCTCTTTATCAGGGGAGGAGATAAATCCTTACTCCTTCGCCTTTGCTGTTCCGAGCAACCTGAAAGGCGTTAGTTTTGTCTGCAGGGAAAGCTTTGTTGGCGGAGAATCGACCTACAATTATCCGTTGAGCTCCCGGTTTGAAGAAATGGATACGCTTGTGATTTTCGATGATGCTTCCGTTCCGTGGGACCGCGTCTTTGTATGCGGGGATGAAAAAATGGCGTATCGGTTATTGGATGAAAGTCACTTTCATACCTATGCCGGCACCCAGATCATGTGCAAAACTATTGCCAAAACGGAGTTTTTGTTAGGAACCATTGACATGATGGTTACAGCCTGCGGATTGGAGAGTTATGGCCATATTATCGAAAAGGTGACAGAGGTGATTGTCGCCTTAGAAACACTCAAGGCATTTCAGCTTGCCGCCGAGAAAGGGGCTTCTTCTGATCGATGGGGCAATATGCTTCCCGCCCGGAAACCGCTGCTTGCGGCGAATGTATATTTCCAACAGGTGTATCCGCGTATGATAGAAATCATTCAATTAATTGGCGCCAGCAATCTGATTATGATTCCGGAAGAAAAAGATTTTGCGGCAGCCATGAGCGATCAATTGCACCGTTACATGAAGGGCATCGATCTGGATGCCAAAAAGAGCGTGCAGTTATCCAGATTGGCATGGGAACTGAGCGTCAGTACATTTGGCGGCAGGCAGACCGTCTATGAGCGCTTTTTCTTCGGAAATGCCTCTGTGGTTAATTCCCGGCTGTATGCGGAATATCAAAGCACCAGGCAGAAGTATCAAGACCGGATCAAGGACTTTTTGTCATAG
- a CDS encoding DUF4870 domain-containing protein — MNGNKLVSALSYWSVLFAPILFPILVWIVGDAESKSHAKRALWTHILPTVTAIVGFAALGIISMSVREVEVTLGIGSVITVALCGIISVYFFIWNIVKGIQVIKS; from the coding sequence ATGAACGGAAACAAACTAGTATCTGCTCTGTCCTACTGGAGTGTTCTCTTTGCCCCGATTTTATTCCCCATTCTCGTCTGGATTGTCGGAGACGCTGAGAGCAAGAGCCATGCCAAACGAGCGCTGTGGACGCATATTCTTCCTACGGTGACAGCTATTGTAGGGTTTGCCGCGTTAGGAATCATTAGCATGAGTGTGCGGGAGGTAGAGGTAACCCTGGGGATCGGTTCGGTTATCACCGTCGCGCTGTGCGGTATCATTAGCGTATACTTCTTCATTTGGAACATTGTCAAAGGGATTCAAGTGATCAAATCATAA
- a CDS encoding LCP family protein: protein MKKYMIISSSVLLSLLLIASGYTFYLYRSMEKTVDKMQITFDEAEDKQMPKPEEIRDSLTFLLLGIGDRPKIGDAGRADSIIVVSVNPKVKSVFMFNIPRDSRVEIAGKDKMDKINHAYAFGGTEMMKKTVERFLDQPIDYVIQTNMEGLTQLVDVFGGIEVENAFAFDQMDQYGKKKHHYDKGLIQLDGESALHYTRMRKSDPKGDLGRNERQRQVLTILLNKTASLSSVLKMEEILNIMGENIKTNISFEEMKAFFLQFKKDWDEYQITTQEIAGSNQMIHGIYYYHVSDEERERISAILKEHVSLDLTGT from the coding sequence ATGAAAAAATATATGATCATCAGTTCATCAGTCTTATTGTCACTCCTCTTGATTGCATCAGGCTACACATTTTATCTGTACCGGTCGATGGAAAAAACGGTGGATAAAATGCAGATCACGTTCGATGAGGCAGAAGACAAGCAGATGCCGAAGCCTGAAGAAATACGGGACTCGCTTACTTTTTTATTGCTCGGTATCGGCGATCGGCCGAAAATCGGCGATGCAGGACGGGCGGACAGCATTATCGTCGTGTCTGTTAATCCGAAGGTCAAAAGTGTATTCATGTTTAATATTCCTCGCGATTCCCGCGTCGAAATTGCCGGCAAAGATAAAATGGACAAAATCAATCATGCCTATGCCTTTGGCGGAACCGAAATGATGAAAAAGACGGTCGAGCGGTTTTTGGATCAACCGATCGACTACGTTATACAGACGAATATGGAGGGATTGACGCAGCTTGTCGATGTGTTCGGAGGCATCGAAGTGGAGAATGCCTTTGCCTTTGATCAGATGGATCAATACGGTAAGAAGAAGCATCACTACGATAAAGGACTTATTCAGTTGGATGGGGAAAGTGCACTGCATTATACCCGCATGCGCAAGTCGGACCCGAAAGGCGATTTGGGGCGGAACGAGCGGCAGCGTCAGGTGTTAACGATACTACTCAATAAAACGGCATCGTTATCCTCTGTTCTCAAAATGGAAGAAATATTGAACATCATGGGGGAAAATATAAAAACCAATATTTCGTTTGAAGAAATGAAGGCCTTTTTTCTCCAATTCAAAAAGGACTGGGACGAGTATCAAATCACGACGCAGGAGATCGCAGGCTCCAACCAAATGATTCATGGCATTTATTATTATCATGTATCCGATGAAGAGCGTGAACGTATCTCTGCTATATTGAAAGAGCATGTCTCGCTCGATCTTACCGGTACCTGA
- a CDS encoding alpha/beta fold hydrolase, with amino-acid sequence MNILKVNDVELAYDSFGNQNDEAIILIAGLGTQMIRWSVPFCRILAAKGFRVIRFDNRDAGCSTHFSHYQALDFDALATALMSGQRPDIPYTLDDMSNDAIGLLDALSIDRAHFVGRSMGGMIAQIAASEYPERVLSLTSIMSSSGNPTLPQASPDVMAMMTKPAPNPFEDEAGFLAHSLSFAKRIAGTGYPFEEDAYRALILEEVQRAYDPGSVGRQIAAIAVSGDRRPRLATIKVPVLVIHGVDDPLFVPACGEDTASAIPGAELMLVDGMGHDLPHQLYKVTADGIERTARRN; translated from the coding sequence ATGAACATCTTGAAAGTCAATGACGTTGAGTTGGCCTATGACAGTTTCGGTAACCAAAATGACGAGGCTATTATCCTAATCGCCGGGCTTGGAACCCAGATGATCCGATGGTCGGTTCCGTTTTGTCGGATATTAGCAGCGAAGGGCTTTCGCGTGATCCGCTTTGACAATCGCGACGCAGGTTGCTCGACACATTTTAGCCATTATCAGGCGCTGGATTTTGACGCACTGGCGACTGCTCTCATGTCGGGACAGCGACCGGACATCCCTTATACTCTCGACGACATGTCCAACGACGCTATCGGACTGCTCGACGCCCTTTCCATTGACCGGGCACATTTCGTTGGCAGGTCGATGGGCGGAATGATAGCCCAGATTGCAGCCAGTGAGTACCCTGAACGGGTTTTATCACTCACCTCCATTATGTCTAGTTCCGGTAATCCCACCCTTCCGCAAGCTTCCCCGGATGTCATGGCGATGATGACTAAACCGGCGCCGAACCCCTTTGAGGATGAAGCAGGATTTTTGGCGCACAGCCTCTCTTTTGCCAAACGCATCGCCGGCACCGGCTATCCGTTTGAAGAGGACGCTTATCGGGCGCTCATTCTGGAGGAAGTCCAGCGAGCCTACGATCCAGGCAGTGTCGGACGACAAATTGCTGCTATCGCTGTCTCCGGTGACCGTCGTCCGCGGCTGGCGACCATAAAAGTACCAGTACTTGTCATTCATGGGGTGGACGATCCCCTGTTCGTCCCGGCGTGTGGCGAGGACACGGCTTCTGCCATCCCCGGCGCCGAGCTAATGTTGGTTGATGGCATGGGACACGACCTGCCGCACCAACTGTACAAAGTAACCGCTGATGGCATAGAGCGAACGGCTCGCCGTAATTGA
- the abc-f gene encoding ribosomal protection-like ABC-F family protein: MSILNVERLSHGFGDRAIFKDVSFRLLKGEHIGLIGANGEGKSTFMNIITGKLQPDEGKVEWSKRVRVGYLDQHAVLNKGLTIRDVLRGAFQYLFDLEQEMNDMYGKMGDVTPEELEKLLEEVGTIQDTLTNQDFYMIDAKVEETARGLGLNDIGLEKDVNDLSGGQRTKVLLAKLLLEKPDILLLDEPTNYLDEQHIEWLKRYLQAYENAFILISHDIPFLNSVINLIYHMENQELTRYVGDYDKFQQVYEMKKQQLEAAYKRQQQEIADLKDFVARNKASVATRNMAMSRQKKLDKMEIIELAKEKPKPQFNFKDSRASSKLVFETNDLVIGYDEPLSRPLNLRMERGQKIALVGANGIGKTTLLRSILGEIPAISGSVERGDNLDIGYFEQEIKDANYNTCIEEIWKEFPSFTQFEVRAALAKCGLTTKHIESKIAVLSGGEKAKVRLCKLVNIETNLLVLDEPTNHLDVDAKEELKRALKAYKGSILLISHEPEFYREVVTETWNCESWTTKVF; the protein is encoded by the coding sequence ATGAGCATATTAAACGTAGAACGACTAAGCCACGGCTTTGGAGACCGTGCAATCTTCAAGGATGTATCCTTCCGCCTGCTCAAAGGCGAGCACATTGGACTTATCGGCGCCAACGGAGAAGGCAAGTCCACATTTATGAATATCATTACAGGCAAGCTTCAGCCAGATGAAGGCAAGGTTGAATGGTCCAAGCGCGTACGCGTCGGCTATCTCGATCAGCATGCCGTTCTTAACAAGGGCTTAACGATTCGAGATGTATTGAGGGGAGCCTTCCAATATTTATTTGACCTGGAACAAGAAATGAACGACATGTACGGCAAGATGGGGGACGTAACGCCAGAAGAGCTGGAGAAGCTCCTCGAGGAAGTCGGTACGATTCAAGACACATTGACGAATCAAGATTTTTATATGATTGATGCCAAGGTCGAAGAGACGGCACGCGGACTCGGTCTGAATGATATCGGTCTGGAAAAGGACGTCAACGATCTGAGCGGCGGGCAGCGCACGAAGGTGCTGCTGGCGAAGCTCTTGCTGGAGAAGCCGGACATCCTGTTATTGGACGAGCCGACCAACTATCTGGATGAACAGCATATCGAATGGTTGAAGCGATATCTGCAAGCTTATGAGAATGCATTTATTCTCATCTCGCATGATATTCCATTCTTGAATAGCGTTATTAACCTGATCTACCATATGGAAAACCAGGAGCTAACGCGCTATGTCGGTGACTATGACAAGTTCCAGCAAGTCTATGAAATGAAGAAGCAGCAGCTGGAAGCGGCTTATAAGCGTCAGCAGCAGGAGATTGCCGACCTGAAGGACTTCGTCGCACGCAACAAGGCGAGCGTAGCCACGCGCAATATGGCGATGTCGAGGCAGAAGAAGCTGGATAAGATGGAGATTATCGAGCTGGCGAAGGAAAAGCCGAAGCCGCAGTTCAACTTCAAAGATTCCCGGGCATCCAGCAAGCTGGTGTTCGAGACCAATGATCTTGTCATCGGTTATGATGAACCACTGTCCCGTCCGTTGAACCTCCGTATGGAGCGCGGTCAGAAGATCGCACTTGTCGGTGCGAACGGTATTGGTAAGACGACGCTGCTGCGCAGCATTCTCGGCGAGATTCCGGCGATATCCGGTTCTGTTGAACGGGGAGACAATCTGGATATCGGCTATTTCGAACAGGAAATCAAAGATGCGAACTACAATACATGCATCGAAGAGATCTGGAAGGAGTTCCCTTCCTTCACCCAATTCGAGGTGCGTGCGGCACTGGCGAAGTGCGGGCTGACGACGAAGCATATCGAGAGCAAAATCGCCGTGCTCAGCGGCGGCGAGAAGGCGAAGGTTCGCCTCTGCAAGCTCGTCAACATTGAGACCAACCTGCTCGTGCTCGATGAGCCGACGAACCATCTGGATGTCGATGCGAAGGAAGAGCTGAAGCGTGCACTCAAGGCATACAAGGGCAGCATCCTGCTCATTTCCCACGAACCTGAATTTTATCGTGAGGTCGTGACGGAGACATGGAACTGTGAGTCCTGGACGACGAAAGTATTTTGA
- a CDS encoding phosphopantetheine-binding protein, protein MAGLADLVEILNKDAGFAKLLQGAAEDNSLLSLGFDSLDVMMVTHLLGVEYDTELELTKNSTLAEILEQINQHKHECEGRSV, encoded by the coding sequence ATGGCGGGATTGGCAGATCTAGTAGAGATATTGAACAAGGATGCGGGGTTCGCGAAGCTGCTGCAGGGAGCGGCGGAAGATAACAGCTTGCTCTCGCTTGGCTTCGATTCGCTGGATGTGATGATGGTGACGCATCTCCTTGGCGTTGAGTATGACACGGAGCTGGAGCTTACCAAAAATTCGACGCTGGCCGAGATCTTGGAGCAAATTAACCAGCATAAGCACGAATGTGAAGGAAGATCGGTATGA
- a CDS encoding thioesterase II family protein, with protein sequence MSMIDLFCIPYAGGSAHAIYGKWVEKLDPGIKLHPLELAGHGRRMGEPFHANVAEAVQDLLNKMRPSIVQRPYAVYGHSMGTGLAYELTVAARASGLPQPAALFLSGRIPPHLKYNEEPMHKLSDTEFLEKIRKIGGTPAQFFESKELLKLFLPILRHDYRMIEQYRPNGKPQPIDGDIVFFLSDEDQHVNLPDILEWEQYSKRSFEYHPFQGGHFFIHEAWDQICMLINRKLLGTWQRELSKG encoded by the coding sequence ATGAGCATGATCGATCTGTTCTGCATTCCCTATGCCGGCGGCTCCGCGCATGCCATCTATGGCAAATGGGTTGAAAAACTTGACCCGGGAATCAAGCTGCATCCTTTGGAATTGGCAGGGCATGGCCGAAGAATGGGGGAGCCCTTTCACGCGAATGTCGCGGAAGCGGTCCAGGACTTGTTGAACAAGATGCGTCCTTCAATTGTACAGCGTCCGTATGCCGTATATGGTCATAGCATGGGAACGGGCTTAGCCTATGAGCTCACAGTCGCTGCCCGGGCATCCGGACTGCCGCAGCCGGCGGCGCTCTTTTTATCCGGCCGCATACCGCCCCATCTGAAGTATAACGAAGAGCCTATGCACAAGCTGTCTGATACGGAGTTTTTGGAGAAAATCCGCAAGATAGGCGGAACGCCGGCACAGTTCTTCGAATCCAAGGAGCTGCTGAAGCTTTTCCTGCCGATTCTGAGGCATGATTACCGGATGATCGAGCAATATCGGCCGAACGGAAAGCCGCAGCCGATCGATGGGGATATTGTCTTTTTTCTAAGCGATGAGGATCAACATGTCAATTTGCCCGATATTTTGGAGTGGGAGCAATACAGCAAGCGGTCATTTGAATATCATCCATTTCAGGGCGGGCATTTCTTCATCCATGAAGCATGGGATCAAATCTGTATGCTGATTAACCGCAAGCTGCTGGGAACATGGCAGCGCGAACTTTCGAAAGGGTGA
- a CDS encoding class I SAM-dependent DNA methyltransferase yields MAAKLCEQGFTVEGIDISSKVIEYARINAPEATFTVGDARSFHYESPFDAAITTLDSFNLMTDPKDLKNIFIHVYQALKPGGIFYFDMRNEEGYLRYWNGSQLSFLEAEGVASFHSVYDEGSRLGLMKVAYFTRNAVEAWDRNDFYIPHKCYQEEEVVALLEEAGFGHVQTVRRSEGVYSEVCGRSHYTSMKAG; encoded by the coding sequence ATCGCGGCCAAGCTGTGCGAGCAAGGGTTCACCGTAGAAGGGATTGATATTTCAAGCAAGGTGATTGAATATGCAAGGATTAACGCTCCCGAAGCGACGTTCACTGTCGGGGATGCCCGTTCCTTCCACTATGAGTCTCCCTTCGACGCGGCAATCACGACACTGGACAGCTTCAATTTGATGACGGATCCGAAGGATCTCAAAAATATTTTTATTCATGTTTATCAAGCTTTAAAGCCAGGGGGCATTTTCTATTTTGATATGAGAAATGAGGAAGGCTATCTTCGCTATTGGAATGGAAGCCAACTGTCTTTTCTTGAAGCGGAAGGGGTAGCCTCATTTCACTCGGTGTATGATGAGGGAAGCCGGCTCGGACTGATGAAGGTGGCTTACTTTACCCGAAATGCGGTAGAAGCATGGGATCGGAACGATTTTTATATTCCTCATAAATGCTATCAGGAGGAGGAGGTTGTCGCCCTGCTGGAAGAAGCGGGCTTCGGCCATGTCCAAACGGTTCGGAGGAGTGAAGGAGTGTACTCCGAAGTGTGCGGCAGATCGCATTATACGAGTATGAAGGCGGGCTGA
- a CDS encoding aspartate/glutamate racemase family protein, which yields MKTIGLIGGMSWESTVEYYRIINEEVKNRLGGLHSAKCLIYSIDFEEIERYQAEEKWEQAGTLLGEVAHSLEIAGADFIVICTNTMHKVLEHIEEKIDIPILHIADATATQIQKSNIGTIGLLGTKYTMEQEFYKSRLESNGIKVLIPDPAEREMVHKVIYEELCVGNIRQSSREYYKQVIKRLVDDGAEGIVLGCTEIGLLVKAEDSEVPLFNTTVIHAVESVNIALQP from the coding sequence ATGAAAACGATTGGACTTATAGGCGGGATGAGTTGGGAATCAACAGTTGAATACTATCGAATTATTAACGAAGAAGTGAAAAATAGATTGGGAGGATTGCATTCCGCAAAATGCCTAATATACAGCATTGATTTTGAAGAAATTGAACGTTATCAGGCAGAGGAGAAGTGGGAACAGGCGGGTACACTATTAGGTGAGGTTGCCCATTCATTAGAAATAGCGGGAGCAGACTTTATCGTGATTTGTACAAATACAATGCATAAAGTACTTGAACATATTGAAGAAAAAATAGACATACCCATTCTACATATCGCAGATGCAACGGCAACTCAAATTCAAAAATCAAATATTGGCACGATAGGGCTGTTAGGTACCAAGTATACAATGGAACAAGAATTCTATAAATCACGGTTGGAGTCGAACGGGATCAAGGTGTTAATCCCCGATCCTGCAGAACGGGAAATGGTTCATAAGGTCATATATGAAGAGTTATGTGTAGGTAACATTAGGCAGTCATCAAGAGAATATTATAAACAAGTCATCAAACGTTTAGTTGATGATGGGGCGGAAGGAATCGTTCTCGGTTGTACTGAAATTGGTTTATTGGTGAAAGCAGAAGATTCAGAGGTGCCATTATTTAATACGACGGTAATACACGCTGTTGAATCCGTTAATATAGCATTACAACCATAA
- a CDS encoding SGNH/GDSL hydrolase family protein, translating into MADQPIDGNDKKVSDLDPYMHLEQNELAGLRWLSPADKPFRLSGLSWFEQERLFRRLPLRSRQPIPPVVDVLANHTAGGQLAFQTSSSQLAIRVQLANKADLYHMPATGQCGFDLYLGKPGEQVFYKTSLYDHTQDYFEAMLYDFSSFEMRHVTLNFPLYQGVKSLAIGVNPDAVIEAPLPYRNDKKVIIYGTSITQGACASRPGMAYTNILSRRIPLEFINLGFSGSGCGEPEMAHVITEIANPAMLVLDYEANAINPDLLKQTLPEFIRIYRAAHPVVPILVISKIEYPSESFVPELRQLRLEMGRIQRETVERLRQQGDSHLHFYDGRGLLGTDDTRFECTVDGIHPTDLGFMRMAGKLTPLFKQLLQHELA; encoded by the coding sequence ATGGCTGACCAACCAATCGATGGGAATGATAAGAAAGTATCCGATCTTGATCCTTATATGCACCTGGAACAAAATGAGCTGGCGGGGTTGCGATGGTTATCCCCTGCCGACAAGCCGTTTCGGTTAAGCGGCTTGTCTTGGTTCGAGCAGGAACGATTGTTCCGAAGACTTCCTCTTCGTTCACGTCAACCCATCCCTCCCGTTGTCGATGTGCTCGCTAACCATACCGCAGGCGGACAGCTTGCGTTCCAGACCAGCTCCAGTCAGTTGGCCATCCGCGTGCAATTGGCCAATAAGGCCGATTTGTATCATATGCCTGCCACGGGGCAATGCGGGTTTGATCTTTATTTAGGCAAGCCCGGAGAACAAGTTTTTTATAAAACAAGCCTATATGATCATACCCAGGACTATTTCGAAGCGATGCTGTATGATTTTTCCTCTTTCGAGATGCGTCATGTGACATTGAATTTTCCGCTCTACCAAGGTGTGAAATCTCTGGCGATCGGAGTCAATCCGGATGCGGTAATCGAAGCGCCGCTCCCCTACCGCAATGACAAAAAAGTCATCATCTACGGCACCTCGATCACACAGGGTGCCTGTGCGTCCCGGCCTGGAATGGCCTACACGAATATTTTGAGCCGCCGCATTCCTCTGGAATTTATAAATCTCGGATTTTCCGGGAGCGGCTGCGGGGAACCGGAGATGGCGCATGTGATTACCGAGATCGCCAATCCGGCGATGTTGGTGCTTGATTACGAAGCCAATGCCATTAATCCGGATCTGCTCAAGCAGACATTGCCGGAGTTTATTCGTATTTACCGGGCAGCTCATCCCGTTGTTCCGATCCTCGTTATTTCGAAAATAGAGTACCCAAGCGAGTCATTCGTGCCGGAATTGCGGCAATTGCGGCTGGAGATGGGCCGGATCCAACGGGAAACTGTTGAGCGGCTTCGTCAGCAAGGCGATTCACATCTTCATTTTTACGACGGCCGTGGACTGCTTGGCACCGATGATACCCGATTTGAATGCACGGTCGACGGCATCCATCCAACCGATCTCGGCTTTATGCGTATGGCCGGCAAGCTGACGCCGCTCTTCAAGCAGCTGCTGCAGCACGAACTTGCCTGA
- a CDS encoding DUF5316 domain-containing protein gives MKKALGIGLFILSAIAAMSIVAWDISIAMKLSGYVGLAALVIAALFSGAMIDPDSRRVDLATEGKESMNRRFRLSTFLLLVALPNLLACLILYFGSKWLGG, from the coding sequence ATGAAAAAAGCACTCGGGATTGGACTTTTTATACTTAGCGCCATTGCCGCTATGTCCATCGTCGCTTGGGATATTTCCATTGCGATGAAGTTATCCGGGTATGTTGGATTGGCTGCTTTAGTAATAGCCGCTCTTTTTTCTGGTGCCATGATTGACCCTGATTCCAGACGTGTGGACTTGGCGACCGAAGGCAAGGAATCCATGAATCGCAGATTCCGATTATCCACTTTTTTATTACTGGTCGCTCTACCGAATCTGCTTGCGTGTCTCATCCTCTACTTCGGTTCGAAATGGTTAGGAGGTTAA